A single window of Nasonia vitripennis strain AsymCx chromosome 4, Nvit_psr_1.1, whole genome shotgun sequence DNA harbors:
- the LOC103316943 gene encoding protamine-like: MILLPENYYLNCLCRRESRCRPEVFGRKEDGKCEPPAKKAAENKCPPAKVKPGAKSSCPSKPEPVPQQQQPSSCGCGRRNAGKSKRPPRSRNPFIIFYLTMYRKQPGRKITDVAREAGKLWCGMSPEDKEVYRKMARLEQKRRQRKSRRRRHKCRR, translated from the exons ATGATCCTGCTTCCCGAAAACTACTACCTGAACTGCCTCTGcag GCGAGAATCCCGCTGCAGGCCGGAAGTCTTCGGCCGCAAAGAGGACGGCAAATGCGAGCCACCGGCGAAGAAGGCCGCGGAAAACAAGTGTCCACCGGCGAAGGTCAAGCCGGGAG CGAAATCCAGCTGCCCCAGCAAACCGGAGCCGGTtccgcagcagcaacagccgaGCTCCTGCGGTTGCGGACGCCGCAACGCGGGAAAATCAAAAAGACCGCCTCGCTCTCGAAACCCCTTCATAATATTTTACCTGACGATGTACCGCAAGCAACCAGGCCGAAAGATAACCGACGTGGCTCGCGAAGCTGGAAAACTGTGGTGTGGCATGTCTCCGGAGGACAAGGAGGTCTACCGGAAGATGGCCAGGTTGGAGCAAAAACGCCGA